One window of the Sparus aurata chromosome 17, fSpaAur1.1, whole genome shotgun sequence genome contains the following:
- the LOC115567697 gene encoding phospholipase A and acyltransferase 2-like: MDLWGNWISFLSPMTIQRIDQTVSTAEVGDLIEFVHPWAGVSLWAVYVGEGHVIHFGVGDENLTQKACRTLLQQMAPKKKADGMLRKTRICAQRITDIKVAPGTSIRVNNNKHNLVPSSQEMMRSRWETFLHQEFKYDLINFNSEHFATFVRYGEAVSNQIPFKKKNDMNKDTTQTLQMIMQQRTETES; this comes from the exons ATGGACCTTTGGGGAAACTGGATCAGCTTTCTGTCCCCAATGACAATCCAACGG attGATCAGACTGTGTCCACAGCAGAAGTCGGAGACTTGATTGAGTTTGTGCATCCATGGGCAGGAGTGTCTCTCTGGGCTGTGTATGTCGGAGAAGGCCATGTCATCCATTTTGGAGTGGGAG ATGAGAACCTGACGCAGAAAGCCTGTCGCACCCTCCTTCAACAAATGGCTCCAAAGAAAAAAGCTGACGGTATGCTGAGGAAGACCAGAATCTGCGCTCAGCGTATTACTGACATCAAAGTGGCTCCAGGAACTTCCATCAGAGTGAACAACAACAAGCACAACCTGGTTCCTTCTTCCCAGGAGATGATGAGGAGCCGCTGGGAAACTTTTCTGCACCAGGAGTTCAAATACGACTTGATCAACTTCAACAGCGAGCATTTCGCCACGTTTGTTCGATACGGCGAGGCTGTGTCCAACCAG ATTcccttcaagaaaaaaaatgacatgaacaAGGATACGACTCAAACTCTGCAGATGATAATGCAGCAACGGACGGAGACAGAATCTTAA
- the alg2 gene encoding alpha-1,3/1,6-mannosyltransferase ALG2 isoform X2: MVRVVFLHPDLGIGGAERLVVDAAVALKSQGCSVQIWTAHYDPTHCFSETLDPDLPVVCVGDWLPTSVFGYLHALCAYLRMIYVALYLVFLSGVEYDVIFCDQVSVCIPVLRLSRQKKNVLFYCHFPDQLLTQRKTTLKKLYRAPIDWLEERTTGMADMILVNSQFTAGIFRETFLGLRGVQTDVLYPSLNTSTFDQPSTEAQGLEGLLPEGTSCLFLSLNRYERKKNLGLALEALAVLRTSLPSDQRTGIHLVVAGGYDDRVTENVQHYIELKELAEQLRVDDCVTFLRSPSDSLKVALLQGSAAVLYTPSKEHFGIVPVEAMYCCCPVIAVNSGGPLESVADGETGFLCEPTAEAFSKAMERLVREPQLRRDMGQAGRRRVRDKFSLQAFSDQLYGYIVRLSQ; the protein is encoded by the exons ATGGTGCGAGTGGTGTTCCTCCATCCAGACCTTGGCATTGGTGGAGCTGAGCGACTGGTGGTCGATGCTGCCGTCGCTCTGAAGTCTCAGGGATGTAGCGTTCAGATCTGGACAGCCCATTACGACCCAACACACTGCTTCTCTGAGACCCTGGACCCTGACCTACCTGTG gtgtgtgtgggtgactGGCTACCCACCAGCGTGTTTGGCTACCTGCATGCTCTGTGTGCCTACCTGAGGATGATCTATGTGGCCCTCTACCTGGTCTTCCTGAGCGGGGTGGAGTACGATGTCATCTTCTGTGATCAA GTGTCAGTGTGTATTCCAGTTCTGCGACTGTCTCGTCAGAAgaagaatgttttgttttactgtcactTCCCGGATCAGCTGCTGACCCAGAGGAAGACGACCCTGAAGAAGCTTTACCGAGCTCCCATTGATTGGCTGGAGGAACGCACCACTGGCATGGCTGATATG ATTCTGGTAAACAGCCAGTTCACTGCGGGCATCTTCAGGGAGACCTTTCTTGGTCTAAGAGGAGTCCAGACAGATGTCCTATATCCCTCACTCAACACAAGCACCTTTGACCAGCCGTCCACTGAGGCACAAGGCCTGGAGGGGCTGCTCCCTGAGGGAACCTCCtgcctgtttctctctctgaacCGATACGAGAGGAAGAAGAACCTGGGGCTGGCTCTGGAGGCACTTGCAGTCCTGAGGACCAGCCTTCCTTCAGACCAGAGAACAGGCATTCACCTGGTGGTGGCTGGGGGCTACGATGACCGAGTTACTGAGAACGTTCAACATTACATTGAACTGAAAGAGCTGGCAGAACAGCTCCGCGTGGACGACTGTGTCACCTTCCTGCGCTCCCCCTCTGATTCACTGAAGGTGGCGCTGCTGCAGGGCAGTGCAGCAGTGCTTTACACCCCAAGCAAAGAGCATTTTGGGATAGTTCCCGTAGAGGCCATGTATTGCTGCTGCCCTGTTATCGCAGTAAACTCTGGGGGCCCCCTGGAGAGTGTGGCAGATGGGGAGACGGGCTTCCTGTGCGAGCCCACGGCGGAGGCCTTCTCTAAGGCCATGGAGAGGCTGGTTAGGGAGCCACAGCTCCGCAGGGACATGGGACaagctgggaggaggagggtacGAGATAAATTCTCTCTTCAGGCCTTCTCAGACCAGCTGTATGGGTACATCGTCAGGCTGAGCCAGTGA
- the alg2 gene encoding alpha-1,3/1,6-mannosyltransferase ALG2 isoform X1, with amino-acid sequence MLSLMVRVVFLHPDLGIGGAERLVVDAAVALKSQGCSVQIWTAHYDPTHCFSETLDPDLPVVCVGDWLPTSVFGYLHALCAYLRMIYVALYLVFLSGVEYDVIFCDQVSVCIPVLRLSRQKKNVLFYCHFPDQLLTQRKTTLKKLYRAPIDWLEERTTGMADMILVNSQFTAGIFRETFLGLRGVQTDVLYPSLNTSTFDQPSTEAQGLEGLLPEGTSCLFLSLNRYERKKNLGLALEALAVLRTSLPSDQRTGIHLVVAGGYDDRVTENVQHYIELKELAEQLRVDDCVTFLRSPSDSLKVALLQGSAAVLYTPSKEHFGIVPVEAMYCCCPVIAVNSGGPLESVADGETGFLCEPTAEAFSKAMERLVREPQLRRDMGQAGRRRVRDKFSLQAFSDQLYGYIVRLSQ; translated from the exons ATGTTATCCTT GATGGTGCGAGTGGTGTTCCTCCATCCAGACCTTGGCATTGGTGGAGCTGAGCGACTGGTGGTCGATGCTGCCGTCGCTCTGAAGTCTCAGGGATGTAGCGTTCAGATCTGGACAGCCCATTACGACCCAACACACTGCTTCTCTGAGACCCTGGACCCTGACCTACCTGTG gtgtgtgtgggtgactGGCTACCCACCAGCGTGTTTGGCTACCTGCATGCTCTGTGTGCCTACCTGAGGATGATCTATGTGGCCCTCTACCTGGTCTTCCTGAGCGGGGTGGAGTACGATGTCATCTTCTGTGATCAA GTGTCAGTGTGTATTCCAGTTCTGCGACTGTCTCGTCAGAAgaagaatgttttgttttactgtcactTCCCGGATCAGCTGCTGACCCAGAGGAAGACGACCCTGAAGAAGCTTTACCGAGCTCCCATTGATTGGCTGGAGGAACGCACCACTGGCATGGCTGATATG ATTCTGGTAAACAGCCAGTTCACTGCGGGCATCTTCAGGGAGACCTTTCTTGGTCTAAGAGGAGTCCAGACAGATGTCCTATATCCCTCACTCAACACAAGCACCTTTGACCAGCCGTCCACTGAGGCACAAGGCCTGGAGGGGCTGCTCCCTGAGGGAACCTCCtgcctgtttctctctctgaacCGATACGAGAGGAAGAAGAACCTGGGGCTGGCTCTGGAGGCACTTGCAGTCCTGAGGACCAGCCTTCCTTCAGACCAGAGAACAGGCATTCACCTGGTGGTGGCTGGGGGCTACGATGACCGAGTTACTGAGAACGTTCAACATTACATTGAACTGAAAGAGCTGGCAGAACAGCTCCGCGTGGACGACTGTGTCACCTTCCTGCGCTCCCCCTCTGATTCACTGAAGGTGGCGCTGCTGCAGGGCAGTGCAGCAGTGCTTTACACCCCAAGCAAAGAGCATTTTGGGATAGTTCCCGTAGAGGCCATGTATTGCTGCTGCCCTGTTATCGCAGTAAACTCTGGGGGCCCCCTGGAGAGTGTGGCAGATGGGGAGACGGGCTTCCTGTGCGAGCCCACGGCGGAGGCCTTCTCTAAGGCCATGGAGAGGCTGGTTAGGGAGCCACAGCTCCGCAGGGACATGGGACaagctgggaggaggagggtacGAGATAAATTCTCTCTTCAGGCCTTCTCAGACCAGCTGTATGGGTACATCGTCAGGCTGAGCCAGTGA
- the sec61b gene encoding protein transport protein Sec61 subunit beta, with protein MPGPAASATNVGASSRSPSKTVAPRAAGSTVRQRKATSSGTRSGGRTTGSAGTGGMWRFYTEDSPGLKVGPVPVLVMSLLFIASVFMLHIWGKYTRS; from the exons atg CCTGGACCAGCAGCAAGTGCAACCAATGTTGGGGCGTCTAGCCGTTCCCCCAGCAAGACAGTGGCTCCCCGTGCAGCAGGATCCACAGTCAGACAGAG GAAAGCTACCAGCAGCGGTACACGCAGCGGTGGGAGAACCACAGGATCGGCAGGCACCGGTGGCATGTGGCGCTTCTACACAGAAGACTCACCAGGCCTCAAAGT CGGCCCGGTGCCAGTGCTGGTGATGAGTCTGCTCTTCATTGCGTCAGTCTTCATGCTGCACATCTGGGGAAAGTACACTCGCTCTTAA